The following coding sequences are from one Lolium rigidum isolate FL_2022 chromosome 6, APGP_CSIRO_Lrig_0.1, whole genome shotgun sequence window:
- the LOC124660565 gene encoding early nodulin-like protein 2 encodes MAATTIGSSSKLGLLLPTLAFVLVFAASPGHASTAAPGLVFHVGGPRGWRVPDANTSYGWWAMNNRFHVGDKLYFKYENDSVLLVDREDFDACNATEPIARSDDGSTTFPLDRPGFFCFISGHPGHCEEGQRLIVRVMVHPAVPAPAPGPNAYAPGTSQPGGGGGSGGGQGGSSSGASSAAVAVGGFALAAALAVGLVLLLQ; translated from the exons ATGGCGGCAACGACGATCGGTTCCTCCTCCAAGCTTGGGCTCCTCCTCCCCACGCTCGCCTTCGTCCTCGTCTTCGCCGCCAGCCCCGGGCACGCGTCTACAGCGGCGCCGGGTCTCGTGTTCCACGTCGGTGGCCCGCGCGGGTGGCGCGTCCCCGACGCCAACACCAGCTACGGATGGTGGGCCATGAACAACCGCTTCCACGTCGGCGACAAGCTCT ACTTCAAGTACGAGAACGACTCGGTGCTCCTCGTCGACCGGGAGGACTTCGACGCCTGCAACGCCACGGAGCCCATCGCCAGGTCCGACGACGGCAGCACCACGTTCCCCCTCGACAGGCCGGGGTTCTTCTGCTTCATCAGCGGCCACCCGGGCCACTGCGAGGAGGGCCAGAGGCTCATCGTGCGCGTCATGGTGCACCCGGCCGTGCCCGCGCCCGCGCCTGGACCGAACGCCTACGCGCCGGGGACGTCGCagccgggcggcggaggaggatctggCGGCGGGCAGGGTGGGTCCTCGTCCGGCGCTTCGTCTGCTGCGGTTGCTGTCGGCGGCTTCGCTCTAGCCGCGGCACTTGCAGTTGGCCTCGTCTTGCTGCTTCAGTGA
- the LOC124665203 gene encoding uncharacterized protein LOC124665203 gives MSCAAVWAPPSGLGRHPGTSSPLPVGKRQGRASYTFRACAGAGDADEGSGGTPRRMVLHDSLDAAGVATEHARAAREGFAKQIGRLTRLNAESSIAISRGADLARTALCIAAEDDSLVSHSSVPLPVDAFIARLDDLSTGFLAAGFLPPSGAPPEVFFDHLDRYLFGYKGFRRSNEMSDARAIYLHSALTCRSGSALMLSLIYSEMLKTLRLYGLLDFDEEISFPHDHNSLPRGYDKQKSKLSDEPNIMTSKSLLVEILQTLKGMFWPFQSNQSSSLFLNAVAANHDGPGNAGNSQARSHGNISAIEMAAAKAAQHRLMRGVWTNVRFGDMRRALAACERLVLLDHDPRELRDYAALLYHCAHYEECLQYLTSYQTATVFQPKNSPLEILEDDAVATLRVRVSLILAEDGWTRRRHTASYWTKNSEPW, from the exons ATGAGTTGCGCGGCGGTGTGGGCTCCCCCGTCCGGTCTCGGCCGCCACCCCGGAACCTCCTCCCCCTTGCCCGTAGGGAAGCGACAGGGGAGAGCTTCCTACACCTTCCGGGCCTGTGCCGGCGCTGGGGACGCGGATGAAGGCAGCGGAGGGACCCCACGGCGGATGGTGCTGCACGATTCCCTGGACGCCGCGGGGGTCGCCACCGAGCACGCCAGGGCGGCGAGGGAGGGCTTCGCGAAGCAGATCGGGAGGCTCACCAGGCTCAACGCGGAGTCCAGCATCGCCATCAGCCGCGGCGCTGACCTCGCGCGCACCGCGCTCTGCATCGCCGCCGAGGACGACTCGCTCGTCTCCCACTCCTCCGTGCCGCTCCCCGTTGATGCCTTCATCGCGCGCCTGGACGACCTCTCCACCGGGTTCCTCGCCGCGGGGTTCCTCCCGCCCTCCGGCGCGCCTCCGGAGGTCTTCTTTGATCACCTCGACCGCTACCTCTTTGGTTACAAG GGGTTTCGACGATCGAATGAAATGTCAGATGCACGGGCTATATATCTTCACTCG GCTTTGACATGCCGATCAGGATCAGCTCTAATGCTCTCGTTGATATATTCGGAGATGCTGAAGACACTACGATTATATGGCTTACTAGACTTTGATGAAGAGATCTCCTTTCCACATGATCACAATAGCCTCCCTAGGGGCTATGACAAACAAAAAAGCAAGTTGTCTGATGAACCAAATATTATGACATCAAAGTCACTTTTGGTTGAG ATTTTACAGACTCTAAAGGGTATGTTTTGGCCGTTCCAGTCCAACCAGTCAAGTAGCTTATTTTTGAATGCTGTTGCTGCCAACCATGATGGACCTGGTAATGCAGGCAACAGTCAAGCAAGGTCACATGGCAATATAAG TGCCATAGAGATGGCTGCTGCTAAAGCTGCTCAACATAGGCTGATGCGTGGGGTATGGACAAATGTGCGCTTTGGTGATATGCGGCGTGCTTTAGCAG CTTGCGAGAGACTTGTCCTACTGGATCACGATCCCCGCGAACTTAGAGACTATGCTGCCCTTCTGTACCACTGTGCTCATTATGAAGAATGCCTGCAGTACTTAACATCATACCAAACTGCCACG GTTTTTCAACCAAAGAACAGCCCATTGGAGATTTTGGAGGATGATGCAGTGGCTACCCTGAGGGTACGGGTAAGCCTAATTTTAGCTGAGGATGGTTGGACTCGCCGCAGACACACCGCAAGCTACTGGACCAAGAACTCTGAGCCGTGGTAG
- the LOC124666215 gene encoding protein DELETION OF SUV3 SUPPRESSOR 1(I)-like, translated as MAAAAPADPKAEAAKMDLLEDDDEFEEFEIDQEWDDKEDGNEAVQQWEDDWDDDDVNDDFSLQLRKELEEGSAPKN; from the exons atggcggcggcggcaccgGCGGACCCGAAGGCGGAGGCCGCCAAGATGGACCTcctcgaggacgacgacgagttcgaggagTTCGAGATCGACCAAG AATGGGATGACAAGGAAGATGGTAACGAAGCTGTCCAGCAATGGGAGGACGACTGGGATGATGACGATGTGAATGATGATTTCTCGCTGCAGCTGAGGAAAGAGCTGGAGGAAGGCAGCGCTCCCAAGAACTGA